One Candidatus Rokuibacteriota bacterium genomic window, CCTCGCCGGGCGCAGCGACCGGATCGGGCACCACCTCCAGGGCGAAGGGCGCGCCGGGCGCCCGCAGGACCAGCGCTTTCATGCCGGGCTCACGCGCTGAACATGAAGTTGGCGGCCTTGAGGAAGAGCGTCCGATTGGCGCCGTCGGAATGCAGGAAGGCGGCCGCGTCCCGGACCAGCTTCTCCACGCCGAACTCCTTCATGTACCCGTGGCCGCCGTGGATCTCGAGGCACCACGTGGCGATCTTCCAGGCCGCCTGCGAGGCCATGACCTTGGGCAGGGCCCCGAGCGTCCGGTCCCAGCCATGTTCCTGGTGCTCGGCGAGCCAGCACGCCCGGTGGATGTAGGAGCGCGAGGCGTCGATCAGCATGCGCATCTCGGCCAGCTGGGCGCGGATGCCGTCGTGCTCGATGAGCGGCTTGCCGCCCTGGACGCGCAGCCTGGCCCAGCCGACAGCCTTCTCGTATGCCGCCACCGCGACGCCCAGCGCGCTGGCCCCGGCATAGGCGTTGGACTGCGGGAAGAACTCGGCGAGCACCCGGAAGCCGCGCCCGACCGCGCCCACGACGTTCTCGTCGGGGATGAAGCAGTCCTGGAAGATGAGCTCGGCGTTGTTGGCGAGGCGCTCCCCCATCTTGTCGTGGACGACGCCCGTGGTGAACCCGGGGCGGTCGCGCTCCACGAGGAAGCAGGTGGCGCCCTCGACCAGCGGCCGGCCCGGCTCGGTCTGGGCGAAGACGAGGCAGTGGCTGGCCCGGTTGCCGTTGGAGATGAAGTGCTTGAGGCCGTTCAGGACGAAGCCCCCGGGGGCCTTGACGGCGGCGGTGCCGAAGGGCCTGGGATGCGGCACCAGGTAGTCGGAGGAGACGTCGGGCTCGGTGATGCCGATGGCGAGCATGCCGCGGGGATCGGTGGCGAAGCCCGGCAGCACGCGCGCCCGCTGCTCGGCGTTCAGCGCCTTCTGCATGATCTGGGCGATCTTCAGCGTCTGCGCGAAGATCACGGACACCCCGAGATCGCCCCGGCCCAGCTCCTCGATGACCATGGCCGTGGTCAGCGCATCGGCGCCGAGGCCGCCGTATTCGCGGCCGAGCGTCATGGTGCGGATGCCGACGGCATGCGCCCGCTCGACGATCTCCCAGGCGTAGCTCTCCGCGGGATCCCGGCGGGCGTCCAGCTCCGCCGCCCGCGGCCGCACCACCTCCTCCACGAACCGGCGCACGGTCTCCAGCATCGCCCGCTGCTCCTGCGTCTGCACGAACATCCGCTCCATCGGCGCCATCTCCTTGTCGGAACTGATCTCAGCGTGGAGGCCGCGCGGGCCGCTCAGCTCATCCAGCGGACAACGCCGGTGACGCCGTCCACGGCCACCAGGGCCCCGTCGGGGATGCGGCGCGTGGCCTCGGGCACGCCGAGGACGGCCGGGATGCCCCGCTCGCGCGCCAGCGCGGCCAGATGCGAGGTGCTGCCCCCCAGCTCGGCGACCACGCCGGCCACGCGCGGGAGCACCGCGGTGAGGGCGGGTCCCGCGACCTGCGTGACGAGGACGTCTCCCAGCCTGACCCGCTCGAGCTCGTGCTC contains:
- a CDS encoding acyl-CoA/acyl-ACP dehydrogenase, coding for MERMFVQTQEQRAMLETVRRFVEEVVRPRAAELDARRDPAESYAWEIVERAHAVGIRTMTLGREYGGLGADALTTAMVIEELGRGDLGVSVIFAQTLKIAQIMQKALNAEQRARVLPGFATDPRGMLAIGITEPDVSSDYLVPHPRPFGTAAVKAPGGFVLNGLKHFISNGNRASHCLVFAQTEPGRPLVEGATCFLVERDRPGFTTGVVHDKMGERLANNAELIFQDCFIPDENVVGAVGRGFRVLAEFFPQSNAYAGASALGVAVAAYEKAVGWARLRVQGGKPLIEHDGIRAQLAEMRMLIDASRSYIHRACWLAEHQEHGWDRTLGALPKVMASQAAWKIATWCLEIHGGHGYMKEFGVEKLVRDAAAFLHSDGANRTLFLKAANFMFSA